The Microlunatus antarcticus genome window below encodes:
- a CDS encoding ABC transporter ATP-binding protein codes for MDAARPVIDLWGITKTYGEGETAVHAVAGVSLEVERGDYVAIMGASGSGKSTLMNIIGCLDLPTRGVYRLDGIDVRRLDDRQQSRVRNRKIGFIFQSFNLIPRTTALRNVELPLAYAGVKGAERRERAAAALETVGLASRLDHTPAQLSGGQQQRVAVARAIVTEPALLLADEPTGALDSHSTEEVLQLFDSLSAGGRSIVVITHEAEVAEHAKRTLQMRDGLVSSDTRTVGVRDLPPRWRRPEAA; via the coding sequence ATGGACGCCGCGCGCCCGGTCATCGACCTCTGGGGCATCACCAAGACCTACGGCGAGGGCGAGACCGCCGTGCACGCCGTCGCCGGGGTGAGCCTGGAGGTCGAGCGCGGCGACTACGTCGCGATCATGGGCGCGTCCGGCTCCGGGAAGTCCACGCTGATGAACATCATCGGCTGCCTCGACCTGCCGACCCGTGGCGTGTACCGGCTGGACGGCATCGACGTGCGCCGGCTGGACGACCGCCAGCAGTCCCGGGTGCGCAACCGCAAGATCGGCTTCATCTTCCAGTCGTTCAACCTGATCCCGCGCACGACCGCCCTGCGCAACGTCGAGCTGCCGCTGGCGTACGCGGGGGTCAAGGGCGCGGAGCGCCGGGAACGGGCGGCGGCGGCGCTGGAGACCGTGGGCCTGGCCAGCCGGCTCGACCACACCCCCGCGCAGCTCTCCGGCGGTCAGCAGCAGCGCGTCGCCGTCGCCCGGGCCATCGTCACCGAGCCCGCCCTGCTGCTCGCCGACGAGCCGACCGGGGCCCTGGACAGCCACAGCACCGAGGAGGTCCTGCAGCTGTTCGACAGCCTGTCGGCGGGCGGGCGCTCCATCGTGGTGATCACGCACGAGGCCGAGGTCGCCGAGCACGCCAAGCGCACCCTGCAGATGCGCGACGGCCTCGTCTCGAGCGACACCCGTACGGTCGGCGTCCGCGATCTGCCGCCCCGGTGGCGCAGGCCCGAGGCCGCATGA
- a CDS encoding efflux RND transporter periplasmic adaptor subunit, translated as MNRRRIAVNGVIVLALAGVGAGTYASLAATRPVPLTAGQVVAVTRGTVVATVTASGNAEARSTVAQSMGSGASGTVEKIYVHTGQRVTKGQRLLVVDDGDARDAVDNAESDLRSAQAQLQTATRGRTLAEQQQDQASVASAETSVKNARTSLDGAEDTADLDAKQQDQLVHRAKEALDDAEDATYATDDAKDSAVTQAETSYLQAKQGRDATKLKDRQSVASAKGQVSSAQRTLASQQATVAVNDQPADPDTVASAQTAVDKDEVALERAKATLAATTLRASLAGTVGTISAVQGQSSSGSSGSSGSTSTSSTSGSTGSTGSTGSSSAGSSSSSGAGLVEIVDAAHLQVTADVAEADIVKVKDGQPATVVFAASNKTVQGKVSAIDTTSTVTNNVVEYGVTITLDASAASLRVGQTATVTVTTGTRQDALSVPTSALTKAGDRYTVLRRANGADSTVEVQTGLVGTTDTEITSGLAEGDQVVIALTTAATTTGGGGPRRGGG; from the coding sequence GTGAACCGACGACGCATCGCGGTCAACGGCGTCATCGTGCTGGCGCTGGCCGGCGTGGGGGCCGGGACGTACGCCTCCCTCGCCGCGACCAGGCCCGTCCCGCTGACGGCCGGGCAGGTCGTCGCCGTGACGCGCGGCACCGTCGTCGCGACGGTCACCGCGAGCGGCAACGCCGAGGCCCGTTCCACCGTGGCGCAGAGCATGGGCAGCGGCGCCAGCGGGACCGTCGAGAAGATCTACGTGCACACCGGGCAGCGGGTGACGAAGGGGCAGCGGCTGCTCGTCGTCGACGACGGCGACGCCCGCGACGCCGTCGACAACGCCGAGTCCGACCTCCGCTCGGCGCAGGCCCAGCTGCAGACCGCGACCCGGGGTCGCACCCTCGCCGAGCAGCAGCAGGACCAGGCCAGCGTCGCCTCGGCGGAGACGTCGGTGAAGAACGCGCGGACCTCGTTGGACGGCGCCGAGGACACCGCCGACCTCGACGCCAAGCAGCAGGACCAGCTCGTGCACCGCGCGAAGGAGGCGCTCGACGACGCCGAGGACGCGACCTACGCGACCGACGACGCGAAGGACTCGGCCGTGACGCAGGCCGAGACCTCGTACCTGCAAGCGAAGCAGGGCCGGGACGCGACGAAGCTGAAGGACCGCCAGTCGGTCGCCTCCGCCAAGGGACAGGTCAGCTCCGCGCAGCGCACCCTGGCCTCGCAGCAGGCCACCGTCGCGGTCAACGACCAGCCGGCCGACCCCGACACCGTCGCCTCCGCGCAGACCGCGGTGGACAAGGACGAGGTCGCGCTCGAGCGGGCGAAGGCCACGCTGGCCGCCACCACGCTGCGGGCCTCGCTGGCCGGCACGGTCGGCACGATCAGCGCCGTCCAGGGTCAGTCCTCGTCGGGCTCGAGCGGCAGCAGCGGGAGCACCTCGACGTCGTCGACCTCCGGCTCGACCGGCTCGACCGGGTCCACGGGGTCGTCGAGCGCGGGGTCCTCGAGCTCGTCGGGCGCGGGGCTGGTCGAGATCGTCGACGCCGCCCACCTGCAGGTCACCGCCGACGTCGCGGAGGCCGACATCGTCAAGGTGAAGGACGGCCAGCCCGCCACGGTCGTCTTCGCCGCCTCGAACAAGACCGTGCAGGGCAAGGTCAGCGCGATCGACACGACCAGCACGGTCACCAACAACGTCGTGGAGTACGGCGTGACGATCACCCTGGACGCCTCCGCCGCGAGCCTCCGGGTCGGGCAGACCGCCACGGTCACCGTCACCACCGGTACGCGGCAGGACGCCCTCAGCGTCCCCACCAGCGCGCTGACGAAGGCCGGCGACCGCTACACGGTGCTGCGTCGGGCCAACGGTGCCGACTCCACCGTCGAGGTGCAGACGGGCCTCGTCGGCACGACCGACACCGAGATCACCAGCGGGCTGGCCGAGGGCGACCAGGTCGTCATCGCCCTCACCACCGCCGCCACCACCACCGGTGGTGGCGGTCCGCGCCGCGGGGGCGGCTGA
- a CDS encoding NAD-dependent epimerase/dehydratase family protein: MRIYILGATGHIGTHLTPRLIRAGHEVVAASRGTREPYHLDEAWGQAERVVLDRDASDADGTTAEQILAHRPDAVVDLVCFTPASATQLVEGLRGHVGLHAHCGSVWSHGLSTSLPMLEEDPKFPFGEYGTAKHAIEELLFAETAAGGLASTVVHPGHISGAGWPVINPVGNVDPRVWATIARGEELVVPGDASATMHHVHADDVAQVFERVLEVPEASVGESFHAVSARALTVRGFAEAAYGWWGHEPALRSVPWPEFEELAGAEHASTSWEHLHRSQVCSIAKGVDRLGYAPGWTSQAAAREAVAWLAEHDADHDLLPLVAP; encoded by the coding sequence ATGCGCATCTACATCCTCGGAGCGACCGGGCATATCGGCACCCACCTCACCCCCCGCCTGATCCGCGCGGGTCACGAGGTCGTCGCCGCGAGCCGTGGCACGCGCGAGCCGTACCACCTTGACGAGGCCTGGGGGCAGGCCGAGCGGGTGGTGCTGGACCGTGACGCGTCCGACGCCGACGGGACCACGGCGGAGCAGATCCTGGCCCACCGGCCCGACGCCGTGGTCGATCTCGTCTGCTTCACCCCCGCGTCCGCGACCCAGCTGGTCGAGGGGCTGCGCGGCCACGTCGGCCTGCACGCGCACTGCGGCTCGGTCTGGTCGCACGGGCTGAGCACGAGCCTGCCGATGCTGGAGGAAGACCCGAAGTTCCCGTTCGGTGAGTACGGCACGGCCAAGCACGCCATCGAGGAACTGCTCTTCGCCGAGACGGCCGCCGGCGGCCTGGCGTCCACCGTCGTCCACCCCGGCCACATCAGTGGGGCGGGTTGGCCGGTGATCAACCCCGTCGGCAACGTCGACCCCCGGGTCTGGGCGACGATCGCGCGCGGCGAGGAGCTCGTCGTCCCGGGCGACGCGTCCGCGACGATGCACCACGTGCACGCCGACGACGTGGCCCAGGTGTTCGAGCGGGTGCTGGAGGTGCCCGAGGCCTCGGTCGGCGAGTCGTTCCACGCGGTCAGCGCGCGGGCGCTGACGGTGCGCGGCTTCGCCGAGGCGGCGTACGGCTGGTGGGGTCACGAGCCGGCGCTGCGGTCGGTGCCGTGGCCGGAGTTCGAGGAGCTGGCCGGGGCGGAGCACGCCTCGACGAGCTGGGAGCACCTGCACCGCAGCCAGGTCTGCTCGATCGCCAAGGGCGTCGACCGACTCGGTTACGCGCCCGGCTGGACGTCGCAGGCCGCGGCGCGCGAGGCGGTGGCCTGGCTGGCCGAGCACGACGCCGACCACGACCTGCTGCCGCTCGTCGCGCCGTAG
- a CDS encoding ABC transporter permease, which produces MNLAESFRFALQGIAANKARSALTMLGVLIGVASVIVLVSFGTGAGNGIRGQVSGLGANTLTVTPTSGGGGGRGGGGAGGGAGSSTTDTGTQTRVAQLTMADAEALQSTELAPDVTAVAAVVSPTSVAATYEGASHTVGSTNGATANYLAINNDTVASGRAFSEQDDTAHSRVALVGPTVAKDLAGGDGTGLLNQTIQLNGKSFVVVGILTAKGSSGFQDSDDRLLAPLSAVQDTLSGYGSINVISVAATSADTVADATSEVEGILDARHGVTAADRDYSIFSAASFLSALGTVTTLITVLLAAVASISLLVGGIGVMNIMLVTVTERTREIGLRKAIGAPQSVIIAQFMFEAVLLSMMGGLAGVVVGLLGSQITISSVVPAVAPWSVFVSFGFSVAIGLVFGIYPARRAARLKPIDALRYE; this is translated from the coding sequence ATGAACCTCGCCGAGAGCTTCCGCTTCGCGCTGCAGGGCATCGCGGCCAACAAGGCCCGGTCGGCGCTGACCATGCTCGGCGTCCTGATCGGGGTCGCGTCGGTCATCGTGCTCGTGTCCTTCGGCACGGGCGCGGGCAACGGCATCCGGGGCCAGGTGAGCGGGCTCGGGGCCAACACGCTGACCGTGACCCCGACCTCCGGCGGCGGGGGCGGGCGCGGCGGCGGGGGTGCCGGTGGTGGCGCGGGCAGCTCGACGACCGACACCGGCACGCAGACCCGCGTCGCGCAGCTCACCATGGCCGACGCGGAGGCGCTGCAGAGCACCGAGCTCGCCCCCGACGTCACGGCCGTGGCGGCCGTCGTGTCACCGACCTCGGTCGCGGCGACGTACGAGGGCGCCTCCCACACCGTCGGAAGCACGAACGGCGCGACGGCGAACTACCTGGCGATCAACAACGACACCGTGGCCAGCGGCCGGGCCTTCTCGGAGCAGGACGACACGGCCCACTCGCGGGTGGCCCTTGTCGGTCCGACCGTGGCCAAGGACCTCGCGGGCGGCGACGGCACGGGCCTGCTGAACCAGACGATCCAGCTGAACGGGAAGTCGTTCGTCGTCGTCGGCATCCTCACGGCCAAGGGCAGCTCCGGCTTCCAGGACTCCGACGACCGTCTGCTGGCCCCGCTGAGCGCCGTGCAGGACACCCTGTCCGGCTACGGCTCGATCAACGTGATCTCGGTGGCGGCGACCAGCGCGGACACGGTGGCCGACGCGACGTCGGAGGTCGAGGGGATCCTCGACGCCCGGCACGGCGTGACCGCCGCGGACCGTGACTACTCGATCTTCAGCGCGGCGTCGTTCCTGTCGGCGCTCGGCACGGTGACGACCTTGATCACCGTGCTGCTGGCGGCGGTGGCGAGCATCTCGCTCCTGGTCGGCGGCATCGGGGTCATGAACATCATGCTGGTCACGGTGACCGAGCGCACCCGCGAGATCGGGCTCCGGAAGGCGATCGGGGCTCCGCAGAGCGTGATCATCGCCCAGTTCATGTTCGAGGCCGTGCTGCTGTCGATGATGGGCGGGCTCGCCGGGGTCGTGGTCGGCCTGCTCGGTTCGCAGATCACGATCTCGTCGGTGGTCCCGGCCGTCGCCCCGTGGTCGGTCTTCGTGTCGTTCGGCTTCTCGGTCGCCATCGGGCTGGTCTTCGGCATCTATCCGGCCCGACGAGCGGCGCGCCTCAAACCGATCGACGCGCTGCGCTATGAGTGA